The genomic interval ACCATGCCCATCCGAATCTTTCGCATCTGTATTCCTTGCCAACCCTTTGGCCAAACACAGGTTGGCACTAGGGATATTGTTATGATGACAAGAATACTATGCCAATGGCTCGGTCGGGCTGTAGTATGATTTCGGATACTTATGCAACAAAATCGGCGTTGTTGATATTTTCAGCAACTGGAAATAACCCCAATGAGAGCACGCAGAGGCGAGCGCAATGCAGGAACCATTGCTAGAAAACGGTAATCTACTCGACCTTCTTGGCGCTCGGCAGCTGGCAGACCTGTTTAGCCTGCTGCCCGATATACTTTTTTGGATAAAGCGCCGCAATGGACAAATTGCCTATGGCAACGCTGAGTTTCTCGCCTTAATTGGGGTCGATAATTTGCAAGATGCCATCGGCCTCACCGACTTCGACTTCGCGCCGCGCTACTTAGCGAGGCAATATATCGCCGACGATGAAAGGGTGATGAGCGGCCAGAATGTCACCGATCGGCTCGAGCTCAACCACGCGGCGAAGGGCGGCCTGGCGTGGTTTTCCACCACCAAGCGCTGCCTAAAAGCGAGTGATGGCGAAGTGCTAGGCACCTATGGCGTATCCCGCCATTTGGAAAAAACCTCGGTGGCACTCAATGCCATGCAGGCGCTAAAAACCCCGGTGGATTTTATTCAGCAACACTTTAGTCAAGACATCTGTCTGGCTGAATTAGCGGCGAGTACACACCTATCCATCAGCGCCCTCGAGCGGCGCTTTAAAAAATATCTCAATAAAACGCCGAAACAATATATTCACCAAGTGCGGCTCGAACACGCGCGCAAACTCTTAGCGGAAACCACACTGCCCATTGCACAGGTCGCGAGCGAATCTGGCTTTACCGATCACAGCTATTTCTCGCGCCTGTTTTATCGGCAGTTCCAGGAACTGCCCTCAGTATTTCGCATCAACCATCAACTTACCGAAGCTCAGCCGCAAGCTTTGGTGTAAGCTCGCACCACCAAGGCGATCCCCTATGGGGAGTCAATATAGCCACCGCCTCGCCCATCATAGGGGTCGTCACTGTCACACCTTGGTCGGTGGCGGCCTGTAAAACCCGTTCAAATGGCTCGGTCCAGGCGTGCATGGCGAGATCAAAGGTGCCGTTGTGAATGGGCATCATCCAGCGCCCGCCTAAATCTAAATGGGCTTGCACAGACTGCTCCGGCAGCATATGAATATCGGCCCAGCGCGGGTCGTAGGCACCGGTTTCCACAAAGGTCACATCAAAGGGGCCATAGCGCTCACCGATACGTTTAAAACCCTCGAAGTAGCCAGTGTCACCGCTAAAAAATAGCGAAACTGCCGGTGTTTTAATGACCCACGACGCCCACAAACGCGCATTTTTGTCGGTCAAGCTACGCCCTGAAAAATGTTGTGCCGGCGTAGCGGTAAGCCGCACGCCCTCAATCTCGCGGGATTCATGCCAATCCAATTCAACCACTTGCGAAGCCGCAACACCCCAGGCTTGCAGCAGCTCGCCAACACCCAAGGGCACGATAAAGTGCTTGGTTTTTGGCGCCAATGCAGCGATAGCGGCTTTATCCAAATGGTCGTAGTGGTCGTGTGAAATAATCACCGCCTCAATCTCAGGCAAGTCGTTTAGCTCAATCGGGCTGGCGTGAAAGCGCTTGGGCCCAGCCCAACTTATGGGCGAGACCCGCTCGGCAAACACCGGGTCTGTTAGCCAAAACCGCTGGTTGAGTTTGAACAAAAGTGTCGAGTGCCCCAAGCGCACAAATTGGTTATCCGGCAGGGCTAACAAGGCATCTCGGGTTAAGGACAATACCCTAGGCGAGGTCGAAGGCGCCGCATCTTTTGGCTTATTGAAGGTAAAATCCCAAAAAATGTTAAGCGCAGCCCAGAGCCCACCCACCTGACTTTCTGGCTGCTCGGGATTGAAAAAGTGCGCTGCCGCAAAATGGTCAGAGTCCGGATACTCGGGTTTACTTACCGGGGTACAGGCGGTGCAAACGAATGCCACTGTAATAGCTCCAATCAACGTAAGATTAAAAAACATAGAATTAACTCAATCAAAACCAGCCAAAAGTAAACTGACCAGTGTAACTTTTGCCAAGACTATCCCCGCCAATGGAAAAAGTAAACTCCTAAGTGTAATATTTGTTCTTTTCTACAGCGACGCCACCATGCCTCAGCCCAAAAAGCTCACGGAACAGAAACACGACGCCATTATCAACGCCGCCGTGCAGATCTTTCAGCAACAGGGTTTCGCCCACAGCAGCATGGATAAAATCGCTGCTGCAGCTGGGGTATCCAAGCGCACGGTGTACAACCACTTTGCCAGCAAGGAATTGCTGTTCGATGAAATTCTGCGACAGCTGTGGGAGAGAAGCGATCAAGAGATCGACTATAGCTACTATCCAGATCGGCCTATCAAGGCTCAGTTAACGGCAATACTGGCGGCTAAAACAGCGCTACTTGCCGATAAAAACTATCAAAATCTAGCCCGTGTGGTATTGGCCGAAATGATCCATTCACCGCAGCTTGCGCAAAGCGTGGTGCAAACTATTGCCAACAAGGAAACCCATTTGAATAAATGGCTTGAGCAAGCCAATCTCGACCGCCGTATTGCCTGTAGCGATATTGCGTTTGCGGCAAATCAACTGCATGGTCTCATAAAAGGTTTTTGCTTTTGGCCACAAATTACCATTGGCCTAGCATCGCCATCTAGCGCAGAAACCACACACATTATCGAGCAAACAGTGACGATGTTTTTGCTCCGCTACGGCACCGATAACCAGTAAGCCTTAACTCTTCTTGGCTTGAATGCCGCTCAACATGCTCACCGATTCAAGCGCCTCTTCGGCCATGGCGCGGCCGTCGAGAGATTCCACCACGCGATGCTTACTGCCATCGGTTAATTTGGCATTAATCACAAAGTGTTGAGTGGTTTTTTTGCCCACCTGCGAGGAGCCTCGGCTTTCAATTTCTAAATGCCGAATTTTTTCCGGTGCAATGAAACGTTTGCCGACAATCACACCACACAGTTTTCGAACCGTAAAAATACCACGCTTGCCAATTTTCACCTGATAGGCATTGAACAAACCGTACAAACACGCCAGCGCAATTAGGCCACCCACTAACATAAAGCACACAGCCATAAAGGTGGGCGCATCGGTGGGCCACATGAAAACGCCGCCAGCGAAAAACCCCGAGCCGAAAATAGCGCCAATCGCCTTGCCTAGAGCGCCGCGAAAATACCCGTAATTCAGCTCCACTCCATCGGGTAATTGCCGCGCATTTAGCAAAGCCTCCAGTTTTTTACCCCGCTCGACACTGGCGATGGGATGCTGGCTGGCATCGGTGAGCGCAAGGGATGATTGGGCCGTGCCAGGAAATACCGGAATTTCGTAATCGCGATCAAAATCGGCGCCGGGTAAATCGGCGTGTAAAGACAGGCGCCAAAAATAATAGCTGTCGTCACTTAATTGCGACGCCGGAAGCTTACTCGGCACGTCAAAACAAAAGGCGACCTTAGTGCCTTGGCTACTGGCACTGACCTGCGCGAAGCCATCTTTTTGCCACTGCACAGACTCGCGCCGCGAGCGATCTTTGCCCGAGCCAGAATAATAACTGTGCACGCAAGCCAAGGTAACTGCCACGGCCATGCTGGCATCGTAGGGCAAGCGCATATCCACCTCGCCCCCTACCTGCCCGCCGATGGCGCCGGGGTATGGATTGAGAAGGAGCGGGCTGGGGCCAAAGCGCTGCCACTGGCGCGTGGCGCTAATGGCCCAAATTAATAAGCCGATGCCAACAATGGGAAATAGCAAACCAATTAAGGCAGGATAGTTGCCCTTGGCCAACTCCTCTGGCAACACGAAGGGAATGGGCGAAGACACGGCATTCCAAAAAATGGCGAAAATCCAGGCACCCCATAGGCCCGCCTTGGCGTTAGAACGAATAGGATTGTGCCAATCTTCGTTGGCCAACCATGGCTCATCGGTGGCCGTTAAATTCGGTGCAATTTTATTGCGCTGATAGAAACTAAAAAATATCAAGCCAACGCCAACACCGCCAAATACAACTACAAAAATAAGCTTAAAACCGAGCATACCCCAGCGCAGTTCTCGGTAAACAACGGCTTGGTCGGGCTTATCGGGATCGACATAAACTGAAATGCTTCCGCCCTTCGCCAAGGCGCGCTTTAACTCATAGGCTTTGTCTTCCTGCCAACTGCCAATGTTATCCGAGCCGCTCATAATTCCCACCCGATCACTCTCATAGGCGGTGCCGCGAAAATAGTAGCGGTAGGACGCCAAGGCTTGATAGGTGGTGCTGTCATCGCCGTGATTGGTTTGCAGCTTGGCACTTAACAGCTGAGCATCCACTGGCTGCCACTGGTGCATTTGCTGCCACTCGTAGAGCGAAGGAATAATGCTAAAAAATAAAAAACCCACACCCACACCGGCGAAGGGCAGGGCAAACAAAATCAGAAATAATGGCGATGCCTGCTTGGTTTTTTTATCAACGGCCATGTTGTTCAGCTCCTCGTGGGGTTGGGGCTCGAATACCCTGTAGCTGGCTAAAGCAATGATCTCTGGCCAGCTGGATAAAACTTTTGGCGAAGGGCAGGGCGGCGGTGTCTTCTCTGAGTGCCAATTGCACTTTAGCCCATAAGCCCTCACCGAGTGGCAAGGCTACTAGCTGCCCTTGGGCGGCATATTCTGCCAAGACCCAATTGGGCAAACAACACACGCCGCGTCCCGACGCCACCATTTGTACCATCATCAAAGTCAGTTCTGCGCTGCGCACGCCGGCGGGCTCGACGCCCGCGGGCGATAAAAATTTGGTAAATATATCGAGCCGGTTGCGCTCCACTGGGTAGGTGATCAACTGCTCCTGGGCCAAATCCTGCGGCTGAATATGTTTGCGTTGCGCCAAGGGGTGCCGGGGCGAAACCGCCAACAGCATTTCGCATTCGAACAATGGCTCGTACAGCAAACCTTTGAGCGCCACGGGATCGGTGGTCACCACCAAATCCACCTCGCCGCGCACCAGAGCCGGCAAGGGCTCGAAGGTAAAGCCGCCGGAGAAATCCAATTCCACTTGCGGCCACAAAGATCGATAGGCATCGAGCGTGGGCATCAACCAGTTGAAGCAGCTGTGGCACTCAATGGCCATGAACAGCCGGCCGGCCTCGCCGTGCACCAGCTTTTGTATATCGCGCTCGGCGCTGGCCATAGCTTGAAGTACCTCGCGCGCCAAGATCAGCAAGCGCTCACCTGGCTCGGTAAAGCGGATAGGGCGGCTCTTGCGCACGAACACCGATTCGCCGATTTGCGCCTCCAGCTCCTTAATCTGATGGGACAAGGCCGACTGGGTTAGACACAAACGGTCGGCAGCGGCCACCAAGGTGCCGGTTTCTTTTAGGGTCAACAGGGTTTTGAGTTGGCGCAGGTCGATGTTCATGGTGGTCATTTAGCTACTTGGCATCATTTGTATTAATTATTTTAATAGTTATATCAAGGTTAATCAGTTTGATTCACCTTAACAGGGCAACCAGAATAGCGCCATCATCACATCGACCCCGTAAAGGATTTCACATGG from Simiduia curdlanivorans carries:
- a CDS encoding AraC family transcriptional regulator — translated: MQEPLLENGNLLDLLGARQLADLFSLLPDILFWIKRRNGQIAYGNAEFLALIGVDNLQDAIGLTDFDFAPRYLARQYIADDERVMSGQNVTDRLELNHAAKGGLAWFSTTKRCLKASDGEVLGTYGVSRHLEKTSVALNAMQALKTPVDFIQQHFSQDICLAELAASTHLSISALERRFKKYLNKTPKQYIHQVRLEHARKLLAETTLPIAQVASESGFTDHSYFSRLFYRQFQELPSVFRINHQLTEAQPQALV
- a CDS encoding MBL fold metallo-hydrolase, which encodes MAFVCTACTPVSKPEYPDSDHFAAAHFFNPEQPESQVGGLWAALNIFWDFTFNKPKDAAPSTSPRVLSLTRDALLALPDNQFVRLGHSTLLFKLNQRFWLTDPVFAERVSPISWAGPKRFHASPIELNDLPEIEAVIISHDHYDHLDKAAIAALAPKTKHFIVPLGVGELLQAWGVAASQVVELDWHESREIEGVRLTATPAQHFSGRSLTDKNARLWASWVIKTPAVSLFFSGDTGYFEGFKRIGERYGPFDVTFVETGAYDPRWADIHMLPEQSVQAHLDLGGRWMMPIHNGTFDLAMHAWTEPFERVLQAATDQGVTVTTPMMGEAVAILTPHRGSPWWCELTPKLAAELR
- a CDS encoding TetR/AcrR family transcriptional regulator yields the protein MPQPKKLTEQKHDAIINAAVQIFQQQGFAHSSMDKIAAAAGVSKRTVYNHFASKELLFDEILRQLWERSDQEIDYSYYPDRPIKAQLTAILAAKTALLADKNYQNLARVVLAEMIHSPQLAQSVVQTIANKETHLNKWLEQANLDRRIACSDIAFAANQLHGLIKGFCFWPQITIGLASPSSAETTHIIEQTVTMFLLRYGTDNQ
- a CDS encoding DUF3592 domain-containing protein: MAVDKKTKQASPLFLILFALPFAGVGVGFLFFSIIPSLYEWQQMHQWQPVDAQLLSAKLQTNHGDDSTTYQALASYRYYFRGTAYESDRVGIMSGSDNIGSWQEDKAYELKRALAKGGSISVYVDPDKPDQAVVYRELRWGMLGFKLIFVVVFGGVGVGLIFFSFYQRNKIAPNLTATDEPWLANEDWHNPIRSNAKAGLWGAWIFAIFWNAVSSPIPFVLPEELAKGNYPALIGLLFPIVGIGLLIWAISATRQWQRFGPSPLLLNPYPGAIGGQVGGEVDMRLPYDASMAVAVTLACVHSYYSGSGKDRSRRESVQWQKDGFAQVSASSQGTKVAFCFDVPSKLPASQLSDDSYYFWRLSLHADLPGADFDRDYEIPVFPGTAQSSLALTDASQHPIASVERGKKLEALLNARQLPDGVELNYGYFRGALGKAIGAIFGSGFFAGGVFMWPTDAPTFMAVCFMLVGGLIALACLYGLFNAYQVKIGKRGIFTVRKLCGVIVGKRFIAPEKIRHLEIESRGSSQVGKKTTQHFVINAKLTDGSKHRVVESLDGRAMAEEALESVSMLSGIQAKKS
- a CDS encoding LysR family transcriptional regulator; protein product: MTTMNIDLRQLKTLLTLKETGTLVAAADRLCLTQSALSHQIKELEAQIGESVFVRKSRPIRFTEPGERLLILAREVLQAMASAERDIQKLVHGEAGRLFMAIECHSCFNWLMPTLDAYRSLWPQVELDFSGGFTFEPLPALVRGEVDLVVTTDPVALKGLLYEPLFECEMLLAVSPRHPLAQRKHIQPQDLAQEQLITYPVERNRLDIFTKFLSPAGVEPAGVRSAELTLMMVQMVASGRGVCCLPNWVLAEYAAQGQLVALPLGEGLWAKVQLALREDTAALPFAKSFIQLARDHCFSQLQGIRAPTPRGAEQHGR